A genomic segment from Nymphalis io chromosome 7, ilAglIoxx1.1, whole genome shotgun sequence encodes:
- the LOC126769361 gene encoding general odorant-binding protein 19d-like, translated as MTTLTILFMCCFVGTAFSRSDEDIKKWFLMQALECSKEHPVTVDEIDMMKNHKIPNHQNAKCLVACLFKKVDWIDDKGMFNDKNAYKMSEKEYPGDQARLDNAKKLYETCLKVNEASVPTDDKGGCERAALLATCLTEHAPKMGFLIQ; from the exons ATGACaactttaacaattttatttatgtgttgtTTTGTCGGAACCGCATTT TCTCGGTCCGACGAAGATATAAAGAAGTGGTTCCTCATGCAAGCGCTGGAGTGCAGCAAGGAGCATCCAGTCACAGTAGATGAAATAGACATGatgaaaaatcataaaatcCCCAACCACCAGAACGCCAAGTGCCTCGTAGCTTGCCTTTTCAAAAAAGTTGATTGG ATTGACGATAAAGGAATGTTTAACGACAAAAATGCATACAAGATGTCTGAAAAGGAGTACCCTGGTGACCAAGCCAGATTGGACAATGCTAAGAAGTTGTACGAAACTTGTTTGAAGg TGAACGAGGCGTCAGTGCCTACTGACGACAAAGGGGGTTGCGAGAGGGCAGCTCTACTGGCTACGTGTTTAACCGAACACGCCCCAAAA atgggatttttaatacaatag
- the LOC126769363 gene encoding general odorant-binding protein 72-like, protein MSVIIAFVKILVILNICNAMTMKQIKSTGKMMRKTCQPKNNVDDEKIDPMVNGVFIEEKEVMCYIACIMKMANAIKNGKFNYDAAMKQADLLLPEEIKEPAKEAITACRKTADSYKDVCEASFYLTKCIYNHNPSIFYFP, encoded by the exons ATGTCAGTTATCATTGCGTTTGTTAAAATCCTAGTTATCCTTAATATTTGTAACGCA atgacaatgaaacaaataaaatcaacagGAAAGATGATGCGAAAAACATGTCAACCGAAAAACAATGTTGATGATG agaAAATTGATCCAATGGTTAACGGCGTATTTATAGAGGAAAAAGAAGTAATGTGCTACATAGCATGCATCATGAAAATGGCTAATGCg ATAAAAAatggtaaatttaattatgatgcTGCGATGAAGCAAGCAGACCTGCTCTTGCCAGAGGAAATAAAGGAACCAGCTAAAGAAGCAATAACGGCTTGTAGGAAAACAG CGGACTCTTACAAAGACGTTTGCGAGGCATCATTCTACTTGACGAAATGCATTTACAACCACAATCCAtctattttttactttccctaa
- the LOC126769362 gene encoding uncharacterized protein LOC126769362 encodes MKYSFVYSVLVISLYQCSIIFAMTRQQLKNSGKLMKKSCIPKNDVTEEQVGKIEQGKFLEERNVMCYIACIYSMTQVIKNNKLSYEAVIKQVDLMFPPDMKDAVKAAAAKCKDIDVEGSTKEDNDDYEKSVYAKNWCY; translated from the exons ATGAagtatagttttgtttattcGGTCCTAGTAATAAGTTTATATCAATGCAGTATCATTTTTGcg ATGACAAGGCAACAACTTAAAAATTCCGGAAAACTTATGAAAAAATCTTGTATTCCGAAAAATGATGTCACTGAAG AGCAAGTCGGCAAAATAGAGCAGGGAAAGTTCTTAGAAGAGAGGAACGTTATGTGTTACATCGCCTGCATATACTCCATGACTCAagtt ataaaaaacaataaactaagCTATGAGGCAGTAATAAAACAAGTGGATCTGATGTTTCCGCCCGATATGAAAGACGCGGTGAAGGCTGCCGCAGCAAAATGCAAAGATATTG ATGTCGAGGGCTCAACTAAAGAAGACAATGACGATTATGAAAAATCAGTGTATGCCAAAAACTGGTGTTACTAA
- the LOC126769359 gene encoding general odorant-binding protein 72-like: MRSYVGSSLSKLSEMDRKDFSLLIILIVLASGTDSMTRQQLKNSSKMLKKNCMGKNDVTEDLVGDIEKGKFIQDKNVMCYIACIYQMSQIVKNNKLNYEASIKQVDIMFPVDMKDAMKSSIEKCKDISKKYKDICEASYWTAKCIYEDNPKNFVFP; this comes from the exons ATGCGTTCATATGTTGGCTCGAGTCTAAGCAAACTGAGTGAAATGGATCGaaaagatttttctttattaataattcttatagtTCTGGCCAGCGGCACGGACAGT ATGACAAggcaacaattaaaaaattcatctaaaatgttgaaaaaaaattgtatgggCAAGAACGATGTCACAGAAG ATTTGGTGGGAGATATTGAAAAAGGAAAATTTATCCAGGACAAAAATGTCATGTGCTATATTGCATGTATTTATCAAATGTCGCAAATT GTAAAAAATAACAAGTTAAACTACGAAGCCTCAATAAAACAAGTAGACATTATGTTTCCCGTCGACATGAAGGACGCCATGAAATCTTCcattgaaaaatgtaaagatATAT CTAAAAAATACAAAGATATATGTGAAGCGTCATACTGGACAGCAAAATGTATATACGAAGATAATCCAAAGAACTTTGTATTTccgtaa
- the LOC126769748 gene encoding uncharacterized protein LOC126769748 encodes MTSLSFVFLIIGVAINLGNVRALSDDEKTNIHAGLLPFIAECSKEYGVTEDQIKEAKESGQIGAINPCLMGCIFKKVNVISEKGLFDPEKAEEITKKFLTNEDDQKKALDIIKTCTSVNEQEVSDGEAGCDRAKLLYECFIPFKGVRQKRSIKMFVTFIKLIFYTTVLLNLRAMAVNMEELKQQYLETIMNCAKDITLSGDDIEQLKNKQMPDNENAKCLFACAYKTSGMMDDQGNLSIEGVNKIAEMYLANDPDRLEQAKKFTDACKNVNDVSVSDGNKGCERAALIFKCSIEKGPQAMTDKELKEKFTTILMSCIKDHPVDMSEALKLQHLIVPTNREVKCLLACGYKKLGSMNSDGMYDIEKGYKLAEMVKSGKADDNKRFENAKKLVDICSKVNDETVSDGKEGCDRAALIFKCSIDNAVAVFAEIDFDQRPERKKTRVFQEVPDTWVPGTTPGTRSDRSTPDVTSPNVARSPIQFRLNFRQQKRIDVVMSILI; translated from the exons atgacgtCATTATCCTTTGTGTTTCTCATCATTGGTGTTGCCATTAATTTGGGAAATGTTCGA GCATTGTCTGACGATGAAAAGACTAATATCCACGCAGGTTTACTCCCATTCATAGCAGAATGTAGCAAGGAATATGGTGTAACAGAGGATCAGATCAAAGAAGCCAAAGAATCTGGCCAGATTGGTGCCATCAATCCTTGTCTCATGggatgtatatttaaaaaagttaatgtg ATAAGCGAAAAAGGATTATTTGATCCCGAAAAAGCTGAAGAAATTACCAAGAAGTTCTTGACTAATGAGGATGATCAAAAGAAAGCTTTGGATATCATCAAAACATGCACCTCCG TAAACGAACAAGAAGTTAGCGACGGGGAGGCCGGCTGTGATAGAGCTAAGCTTTTGTACGAATGCTTCATCCCATTCAAAGGAGTg CGTCAAAAACGATccataaaaatgtttgtaacattcattaagttaattttttatacaacagTTTTATTAAACTTACGTGCAATG GCAGTTAATATGGAAGAGttgaaacagcagtacttagaaACTATTATGAATTGTGCCAAGGACATTACTCTTTCTGGAGATGATATAGAACAGCTTAAGAACAAACAAATGCCTGATAATGAGAACGCCAAATGCCTTTTCGCTTGCGCCTATAAGACATCAGGAATG atgGACGATCAAGGGAATCTGTCAATTGAGGGCGTAAACAAAATTGCGGAAATGTATTTAGCTAATGATCCAGATCGACTTGAACAAGCAAAGAAATTTACAGATGCATGCAAAAACG TTAATGACGTTAGCGTGTCTGATGGAAATAAAGGTTGTGAACGAGctgctttaatatttaaatgcagTATTGAAAAAGGTCCTCag GCAATGACTGACAAAGAGCTTAAAGAAAAATTCACAACTATATTAATGTCCTGCATTAAAGATCATCCTGTTGATATGTCAGAAGCGCTTAAACTGCAACACCTTATAGTTCCTACTAATCGGGAAGTCAAGTGTCTTCTGGCGTGTGGATACAAGAAATTAGGATCT ATGAATAGCGACGGTATGTACGATATCGAAAAAGGCTACAAACTTGCTGAAATGGTAAAAAGCGGAAAGGCAGATGATAATAAAAGATTTGAAAATGCGAAAAAATTGGTTGATATATGCAGCAAAG tCAACGACGAAACTGTTAGTGACGGCAAAGAGGGATGTGATCGAGCTGCTCTTATTTTCAAATGTTCGATAGATAATGCTGTTGCG GTTTTCGCTGAAATAGATTTTGATCAAAGGCCCGAAAGAAAGAAAACACGCGTGTTTCAAGAAGTACCAGATACCTGGGTACCTGGTACTACTCCAGGTACTCGG AGCGACCGATCAACGCCTGACGTCACATCACCCAACGTCGCTCgctcgcccatacaatttcgcctAAATTTTCGCCAACAAAAACGAATAGATGTcgtgatgagcattttaataTGA
- the LOC126769360 gene encoding general odorant-binding protein 19d-like produces the protein MFRSVLLISFLLINFMVLNIAAMTAEQKAMIHTHFNEIGKECIKDNVITTDDIANLKAKKIPTGDNAPCFLACMLRKLGILDDAGLLQKETALEVAKKVFNDDEELKIIENYLHSCSHINSESVGDGDKGCERSMLAYKCMIENASQFGIEM, from the exons ATGTTCAGATCGGTGCTTTTAATCTCCTtcttgttaattaatttcatggTTTTGAATATCGct GCTATGACAGCTGAACAGAAAGCAATGATACATACACATTTCAATGAAATAGGTAAAGAGTGTATTAAGGATAACGTTATCACAACAGATGATATTGCCAACCTTAAAGCAAAGAAAATACCTACTGGCGATAATGCACCGTGCTTCCTAGCTTGTATGCTCAGAAAACTAGGCAtc tTGGATGATGCGGGCTTACTTCAGAAAGAGACTGCACTGGAAGTTGCTAAGAAAGTTTTTAATGATGACgaagaattaaaaattattgaaaattatctcCATTCCTGTTCGCATA taaattccGAGTCAGTAGGAGATGGAGATAAAGGCTGTGAACGTTCCATGCTCGCTTACAAGTGCATGATAGAAAACGCATCGCag TTTGGAATTGAAATGTAA